In Mytilus edulis chromosome 6, xbMytEdul2.2, whole genome shotgun sequence, the following proteins share a genomic window:
- the LOC139526883 gene encoding 3 beta-hydroxysteroid dehydrogenase/Delta 5-->4-isomerase type 1-like isoform X2 has translation MHPTLEQVHVFMVEEYNCDNTITSIIGDIQDVELVTRACKGVDAVFHLASKIDVSLLPDVKSMYDVNVKGTQNIIKACKEHDVQYLIYCGTLGSFYGYDAVRNGTETSVTFPKKCAHGHYGETKRKALEIVINENGSSLRNGKVLRTIGILPPGMYGELDPTNTISRNRSVRNGIYYRVMGAMEAKLQYSYVGNVAMMFVRAYQSLLNNEKLGGQYYFAVDDSPQQTHIEHRKPYIGETIGTSSWFVSHRFVCAVLHFIYFCLLIISPFKKINFQLSPNVINFVNTTFYVTYEKAKMMFGYKPLYDYKESIRRTIDSLPKVK, from the exons ATGCATCCAACCCTTGAACAGGTACATGTATTCATGGTTGAAG AATACAACTGTGATAATACTATAACGTCAATCATTGGAGACATACAGGATGTAGAATTAGTCACACGAGCTTGTAAAGGGGTCGATGCTGTCTTCCACCTAGCGTCAAAAATAGATGTTTCCCTACTCCCGGACGTTAAATCTATGTATGATGTTAAtgtaaaag gtacacaaaatataattaaagCGTGCAAAGAACACGACGTACAATACTTGATATACTGCGGTACTTTGGGATCATTTTATGGGTACGACGCTGTTCGGAACGGAACAGAAACATCTGTGACTTTTCCAAAGAAATGTGCACATGGACATTACGGAGAAACAAAACGAAAAGCTCTAGAAATCGTTATAAATGAAAATGGGTCAAGCTTGAGAAATG GTAAAGTTCTACGAACTATTGGTATTTTACCTCCCGGGATGTACGGCGAACTTGATCCAACCAATACAATATCTCGTAACAGATCAGTGCGGAATGGAATATACTATCGTGTAATGGGAGCCATGGAGGCAAAACTACAATACAGTTATGTTGGAAATGTTGCTATGATGTTTGTCAGAGCGTATCAGTCATTGCTAAACAATGAAAAGCTTGGCGGACAGTACTATTTTGCAGTTGATGATTCACCACAACAGACACATATAGAACATCGAAAACCGTACATAGGCGAAACTATTGGTACTTCGTCATGGTTTGTGTCACATCGGTTTGTGTGTGCTGTTCtccatttcatatatttttgctTACTTATAATAAGTCCgtttaaaaagataaattttcaGTTATCCCCTAATGTAATTAATTTTGTCAATACAACTTTTTATGTAACATATGAGAAGGCAAAAATGATGTTTGGTTACAAACCTTTATACGACTACAAAGAATCCATCCGCAGAACTATAGACAGTTTGCCTAAGGTAAAGTAG
- the LOC139526883 gene encoding 3 beta-hydroxysteroid dehydrogenase type 7-like isoform X1 translates to MHTVLVTGGCGFLGQHVVKHLQLYGENIKEIRILDFVPFERKLEYNCDNTITSIIGDIQDVELVTRACKGVDAVFHLASKIDVSLLPDVKSMYDVNVKGTQNIIKACKEHDVQYLIYCGTLGSFYGYDAVRNGTETSVTFPKKCAHGHYGETKRKALEIVINENGSSLRNGKVLRTIGILPPGMYGELDPTNTISRNRSVRNGIYYRVMGAMEAKLQYSYVGNVAMMFVRAYQSLLNNEKLGGQYYFAVDDSPQQTHIEHRKPYIGETIGTSSWFVSHRFVCAVLHFIYFCLLIISPFKKINFQLSPNVINFVNTTFYVTYEKAKMMFGYKPLYDYKESIRRTIDSLPKVK, encoded by the exons ATGCACACGGTATTAGTAACAGGAGGATGTGGTTTTCTAGGTCAACATGTAGTCAAACATTTACAACTGTATGGAGAGAACATAAAGGAAATACGGATTCTAGATTTCGTTCCTTTTGAAAGAAAATTAG AATACAACTGTGATAATACTATAACGTCAATCATTGGAGACATACAGGATGTAGAATTAGTCACACGAGCTTGTAAAGGGGTCGATGCTGTCTTCCACCTAGCGTCAAAAATAGATGTTTCCCTACTCCCGGACGTTAAATCTATGTATGATGTTAAtgtaaaag gtacacaaaatataattaaagCGTGCAAAGAACACGACGTACAATACTTGATATACTGCGGTACTTTGGGATCATTTTATGGGTACGACGCTGTTCGGAACGGAACAGAAACATCTGTGACTTTTCCAAAGAAATGTGCACATGGACATTACGGAGAAACAAAACGAAAAGCTCTAGAAATCGTTATAAATGAAAATGGGTCAAGCTTGAGAAATG GTAAAGTTCTACGAACTATTGGTATTTTACCTCCCGGGATGTACGGCGAACTTGATCCAACCAATACAATATCTCGTAACAGATCAGTGCGGAATGGAATATACTATCGTGTAATGGGAGCCATGGAGGCAAAACTACAATACAGTTATGTTGGAAATGTTGCTATGATGTTTGTCAGAGCGTATCAGTCATTGCTAAACAATGAAAAGCTTGGCGGACAGTACTATTTTGCAGTTGATGATTCACCACAACAGACACATATAGAACATCGAAAACCGTACATAGGCGAAACTATTGGTACTTCGTCATGGTTTGTGTCACATCGGTTTGTGTGTGCTGTTCtccatttcatatatttttgctTACTTATAATAAGTCCgtttaaaaagataaattttcaGTTATCCCCTAATGTAATTAATTTTGTCAATACAACTTTTTATGTAACATATGAGAAGGCAAAAATGATGTTTGGTTACAAACCTTTATACGACTACAAAGAATCCATCCGCAGAACTATAGACAGTTTGCCTAAGGTAAAGTAG